ctatttatagcCAGGCgacatttcaataataattatcattgaAACACATGTAATCCACGACAGGGCCTTTAGTGGCTCACTTATTTGACTGTTATAGTCAAATTATATTCATACTTTCATTCAGttttatagtaagtagtttGGTAAGAAAAACGTTTTTAACTAACAGCTATCAATACTAACATATGCCGTGTAGATTACCGATGCCTTCCCCTCAATCGTTCCTCGATCTTTTCTTGAGCCTCGTCTTTTACCCGCAGTAAAGCATCTTCGTATGACTTGAgctgaaatatataaaaagtaaattaataaaccaatcacaaaactatttatgtatacctaattacagtaaaactataaattcctgaaaacggaagtcgATCCTAAAAACCGTATTTAatcaatttattatatttatttaaggacaaatccgttaaaaagccattatcaatcggaattgtatttttaaaatgtacttatgcaaatgtaagtaaataactgacaatgataaaacGTCTTTGCAACacgcactctttattgtccggactttatagtttgactgtaaCTTCACGTCTAAATTGTAATAACacacacaataaaaataaattttgtaggATGTTGATGCTAACTTACTCATAACTTAGGGATCTTATGGATTTAATTTCGTAATTCAATAAATGTAATTAGTAGTTTACCTGTTCACAGAAGTTTCTCTCAATGAGTTCAAGTTCCTCCAAGCCCCTCTTCTTCTCCTCGGCGTACTTTGTCGTCCTCTCTTTGATTTCCTCAATGATCTCTAGAGACTTCTTGGCGTCTTCACGGCTTTTCTTCTCTTTCTCTTCGGCTTCTCTAATGGCACTGAAGGAGAAAATAACACAGTAAcgattaggtaaaaaaaatattatattataatgttcaTCGATTCAATGTTTAAATCAGTTTCAGCAATCTACCCCGACTGTCGGTAGTGTGTGTTCGTGGCCTGTAGCTTCTCCTAAGCGTCGTGGTCGGCGTGTGGGCCAGCTCGGCGCGCAGCTCCACTCGTTGGTCAAGTCACATGAATAGCAGACAGCAAAATATTTGACTCGAAAAATACTTAATCTATCTTCCACCCATGAATCTCATCTCTCTCTATAAGCGATGTGGTGGCATGGAGCAGGATCAAACTGTTAGCGCAGAGGTGCGGCCTACATATCTATTTTGCTGACTACCTCTCAAGCCCTCACCACCCGAGGCGACTCTCCTTGTGAGTACTGTGGCTATACGCTGCAGCGGCTTGATCCACTGCTCCATGGATCCCTGATGTCAGGCTGTTGTCTGACTGAAGGTATAGTGCCTGCCGAGTTATAACGAATGGGCTCGGTATCTTAAGGTCACTATAAGTAGTCTTTCTCAAGGGGGCTGTACCTCAATAGCTGCGTGACCTGCAGCTTGCTCTTGGCGTCGTGGTCGGCGTGCTTGCGGGCCAGGTCGGCGCGCAGCTCCACTCGTTGGTCAAGTCGCATGAGTGGCAGTGTATATAGACAGCAAAATGTTTGACTCGAAAAATACTTAATCCACTTATGTAGATGAATCCATCTTGAATGGCTTTGAGactcagaagggctagtacggggcgcatttaagacgtgacatgaGTTTTGCatagcgctcactcacatcgcgcagcctcaagagcaagcgcgacggagaactcttgtcacgtcttaatagcgcagTGCTACATGGGCAGGATCAAACTTTTTGCGCTGAGCTGGCATACATACCTCATTTCCTGACTGTAATCCCGAAGAAACGACGTACCTCTCCAGCTGTGTGGCCTGCAGCTTACTCCGCGCGTCGTGGTCGGCGTGCCTGCGGGCCAGCTCGGCGCGCGCGGCCCGCAGCTCGTCGTGCTGGTGGCGCAGCTCCGCCAGCTCCGTCTGCAGCACGTCCAGCTCGCCCTCCGCGCTGTCTGCGTCCAGGTCGCCTAGCTCCAGCTCTCTGGTggaaaatatagtttttttggGATTGTAGGTGAATGAGATTTACAAATGTTATGGGACTAAATACGTAAGTAGTCTACATGTACGTTACAATTGTATCATTTGTTggtctttaaataaataaataggagGGTTGCACAGATATTTGACCAAGTTATAGAGGCAATTTTAATGCCAAATAGTCATGAAGCCAGTAGACAAAAACTAAAGGAAAGAAGTGTATGATTTCTAGTAATTTGATAATATTCAATCTGGCTGAATTGGTGtatattaaagtttttaatgaCCCATATAAATAAAGGCATAAACTAACATACTTTTGATAACATTAGTAATAAGCATAGTTATGCAGAACTTACTTCAGTGCTTCTGAAAGCTTCATGATCTCATGCAGCAAGTTGTTGGCAAGGTCAAAGTTTGGTTTTATTTTCTGTAGATTCTTCATACTGTTCTCCTTCTGCATTAATGTTGTCTTCAGTGAGTTAAGTTTCTCTTCTGCCTCTTGCATATTCTGTGCTGCTTGTTCAGTTTGAGCTTTAATATCTTCAGCATCATACACCCTCAGTGCTTTTTTCCTTGCTACTTCAGCCAACAGGGCATCACGCTGAGACTTCTTCTGGTCGATCAACAGATCCAGCTGGCGATTTTCTTCTAAGATGGCCTCCAGGGCCTGCTTTTCTTCATTGTGAGCTTCCTTCTCGAGTTTCAATTCTTCTTCAAACTGTTGTATGTCATGTTCtatctgaaattaaattaagttatagaaacttattatgtttgttaTACTGATGTTCAAATATAAGATAACAACTTCTGCAGAAAATAAGCTTCACATATTTCATATAGTAAAACTTACTTTTTCAAGCCTTTCAGCCCTCTTCCCTTTCTCTTCAGCTTGTTCATTTAGCAGTTCAAGTAATCTATTCTTTTTGTCTTCCAAGTTTTTGacctgtaataaaaaaaatcattgatAAGTTAAAGactaattaagtaaaaacCTCAACATAGAACAGCTATACAACATGTGCTaggattttaaaaatacaataattgtaaaaataccTGTTCTCGCTTGCCAAACAACTCTTCCTCATACGGAGCAATATCCCTCAGCCTGTTCTCATTAAACGCCGTCAAGTTGATAAGCAGCAGCAGTATGGAGTGGGAAGTGGCCGCGTCGGGTTGCAGGAAGTGAGTGATTGTGAGCGGGAAGGTGATGTTGAGCTTGTCGGACTGCTGCAGCACGGCCACCACGTGGTTGATCACCCGCGTCATGTTGATGATGGGCAGCAGGTCCCAGTAGTACGTCGTGTTCTCGACACGCTCCTCTTCTGGTGGTGGCTGAAATTGGAATTTACAAattggtaagtatttattggATGTTCTAGCTATACATAGATACGGAGTACCATCAAGTTTACGCAACATACCGATAGCACAGCGTCATTGTCTATCCCAAGTCTGTTGAATACTTGGAAGAATGCACCGATCATTGCATGGGGCTTCTTCAAATCGGCAACAGTGAGAGGGTAATTTGGAAACTCTCCATTCCAGATGTTGATTAGCTTTTCACTTCTCTCCATATTTAGGCctgtaattaaaatactttatcaTTTACAATTATATTTCCACTTGAACACAACATAAACTGTATTATTTGATTATGATTTTTGTGGCACTATTTTGAAATTTGCCAACCGTTGACAACAAAATTCAGTGTTgacagtataaaaaataatatattgtgcAATGTTCACAgagcaaataaataacaagagtGACGTAGGGACGGATGACAGTGACGTTGGTCTGACGATCTGACGTTTTTCTGCATGTTCGCCGTTTCGGATTTCGGACGCTTGTTTTgactttgtttacattttaaatttacaaaaaattacTACTGTTCAATACTATCATATCCAAGGACATGGCCAAACGAAATATAAACTATATAAAACCAGATGACCCACCGTTTCTAAAAGTTTTGAAGCAACAGGCCGGCTATGATGACAAAAACCACAAGTTCGATGAATTACAAAATGCAGAAGGTGATTTTGTTGAAGATGACGACAGTGAACTACCCCAAGTAGTCGTGCTGAAACAGGGGGATTTGACTGCCGAAGAGGCGGAGATAGAAAAGAAAAGATTAGAAAAAGAAGAGTTGGAAACAAAAGCAGATTTGTCACAAAGGgttatatttaaaagtaagGTAAAGCCAGATTCCGAGAGTAAAAAGCGAAAGGTAGACAGTAAAGCCtcagataaaacgaaaaaaccTAAACCTATTCTATCatttaatgatgatgattatggttatgatgatgaagaagacTGACATTGATAAACCAAAATTGGTAGGCAATGCTGTTACTTACATTAATTGTGTACTATTAATTTAAGGGTTAAAGTTGTggagaaacatattaaataaaagctgagaacataattttaaacttattttattactttataataGTCCCAATCCTTAAACTTAACTTAAAAGCACTTCCTCTTTTCCGTAGCCTTCTCCAAACTGCAAAGCACTTGATATTATGAATGAACAACCCATACAGTAGAAAATTATAATGGTactatacaaaaacaaatattcttagttaagtataaaaatacatcTTTACCATCAGTGTGCTGGATAATAAAGTTATGGTAATGAGGCAATTATGCTTTTTGAAATGGTATTAGGTAAACTTGGGAATATCTATCAGTCATATGCACATCTCAGGTTATAGACAAGCTTCGGCCGCTGCCTTCAGGGCTTcttcttttctttattttagCAGTAGTTCCATTTTGAGTAGGATGACTTGCAGGTAAATTTCTTGCTGTTGGTTGATTTTCCATCTCTTCATACTCTATGAGTTTTCGAACCAAAAATTTGCGTTCATcctttacaataattatactttCTTGTATTTTAGCTACTTCATCACACAATGCAGCATTCTCCTGAGAAAAACAGTAAAGTGCATTACtgaagtaatcaaataaatgtaaacaAGCTGTCTTTTTTAATACCTAAAGAGgaatacttacaataataaGACTCTTGATAattttcttgatatatttgtatttccttctgtatttgttgttatttatgttattatgcTTAACCTTTCCTTGAATATTATTCATGTTTTTATGTTCTTGAACAGGCACTGTTAGTTAGATTGTAATTCTTCAAAAAAGCAAATTATTGCTTACTGCttggtttgtttttgtttatttttatgaatttttgaGATTTGAGTGAGAGAGATTGTTATTAAAatcgattttttttaatactctATGGTGTAACTGCGCCATTCGTTTGTACGTTTCAAAACTCAATAAAATGTACACATTACGGTTCGTGTCACAGCtcttatatattttaacaataaaatatgttattaattattataatataaatgaataaatatcaaataatttattaaatacttatctgaaaaaatatatccacaaaacaaaaaaataagtattctAAATGGTGCACATGCATGGATTATGATTGTTTCCAACACTTGTCAAACATTTCAAAATCTATCTTGTCTATTGTTTCCATGATGgttgttgtgttttgttacGATTTTACCGAAATGTTGACGATATGACCGGCATATCAGAATTTAAACAATTGTTTCCAATAGACAGTCTTCAAAAAGTATTCGACCTGTTCGAGCATCAATTCCGGAGTGAAAATGAGCCCGATTTAGCCTTCTTCTCGATTATTGTTGGCGCAGTAGAAAATAACcttacaaacattaaaaacAGCGATAAAGATGTGAATTTGGCGTCCAATAAGATAGCGAAGGTGAAGTTCCCGTGTATAGAATGGGAGGAGGTGTCGGTGCTGCACGAGCGGTTCGTGTCGCTGATGCGCGGCGGCGTGGAGGCGCGGCTGCTGGGCGCGGGGGCGCCGGCCACGCGCGAGCTGGTGAAGCGGGTGGCCGACGTGGTGTGGAACTCGCTGACGCGCAGCTACTACAAGGACCGCGCGCACCTGCAGTCCATCTACAGCTTCCTGACGGGCAACAAGCTGGACTGCTTCGGGGTGGCGTACGCCGTGACCGCGGGCTGCCAGGCGCTAGGCAAGCGCGACGTGCACCTCGCGCTGTCCGAGGACCACGCCTGGGTCGTGTTCGGGAAGGATGGAGCCGAGACTGCTGAAGTACGAATTGTTTATTCTTGACCCTTTATGACTGTGAGACAAATGTGAGTGCTGAGGCACTTATTAGGAGAGGCATATGGCCATCTGTAGAGAATTACTCTCTGATGTTGATATGAATCTTTATTTACTGTATGAAAAAaatgttatacttatttattctaCATTTCATATATTGTTGCCTTTTGGCAAATTCTAATCTAAATCAATCTTGTGAAAAGGTAGGTAGTTTTAATGcataattattactatttaattaCCCTATTGCATTTTTAGGTGACATGGCACGGCAAGGGCAATGAAGATAAAAGGGGCCGTTCAGTTGGTGATGGAGTATCAGCAAGGTCCTGGCTGTATGTTGCTGGTAAACCAGTAGTCTGCACGCGAGAGATGGAAGTGGGTGCTCTTGTGTCCTCTATAAACTACACTCTGACACCCACACTGGATGTGCATGAAGTAGCTCTGATGCAGTACCGATTGCTGTGGATGCTGTATGACAAAGGTACATTGATGCTATTTAAAGATAACAGGTAGAATAAACcataaaagcaaaatatagaaaaaaatgaaatcTTACTATTTTATTCATCATACTGCAAGTAACTGCCATAATAGGCTGAGACAGATGTTGACAAGTGCAATTTGTGTAAAAATGCTAAACTTTTGTAAAGTGTGCAGTTgagtttttagtttagtttataaaAGCAGTTGAGTACTGTGTCACATTCAAtacctttaaaaaaatatcctgcactgattattggctgatgatgtgtaatcaccatcatcagccaatataattgtccactgctggactaTACCCTCTTCCAAGAGCATTACAACACTTGTGTAAGTACTGTGGATATgctatataataattacattatttatctGTATCTTCCAGGTCACTTAGATGCCTACCCTATGGCACTTGGAAACCTTGGTGACCTGATCGATTACATGCAGCAAAGATCAAATTCATCAGAAGAAGCTAAAGATCATCCACTGAAAGATGAATGGGGCAGTATAGGGCCGACTGGGTCGCCCCGGCCGGACTCAGCGGCTCTGTACGCCCAAGCCATTAGGGCTTCCAGGACCCATTACGAGGACAGACATGTCTACCCATACACATTCCAAGGTGGTTATTACCATCGAAATAAGATGTACAAAGAAGCATTCCATGCATGGGCATGTGCAGGGGATGCTATTAGGCAGTAAGTAGTTTAGATGGTCTATTCTTTCCTTcctgaaaatgttttttagttATATTTGGTTTAACCactacaaaaaaattaatcaTAAACCTTCTTTTTTCAGCTATAATTATTCCAGGGATGATGAAGAGATCTATAAAGAGTTTGCAGAAATAGCCAATGAGCTGATCCCTCAAGTGATGAAAGCTGAGAGCTCAGGACACTCTGCCAGGTCCATCCTGAAGGATCCCGAGTGCTTTGCATCTCTTCTTAGGTATGTAGTTATCTTCAGACAGGTAggtaattttgtatattttatgtacatatGTATTTCATTTAGGAAGGCATCTGAtaggtttatttaaaaagtttttatgaGGGTTCAGTACACCCACTTCCTTGGGAACTTCTTCACAGATGAAATAAATGCCAGTGTCGCGCTGAAAAAACATCTTCACTCCATGTGCATTTTAAGGCCTGGCTCAGTTTTATGCATCTGCATTTCTGATTTTCACAGATATCTACGCAAAATAATGCcgaaaataattacaaaacaaaaactgtCCGCTTCCAGATTCTACGACGGCATATGCAAGTGGGAGGAGGGCAGCCAGACGCCGATCCTGCACATCGGCTGGGCCAAGCCGCTCGTCAGCACCATCTCCAAGTTCGACGCGGACGTGCGTGCGCAGGTGCACATCATCTGCAGCCCCGACTCCGACCAGCCGGACCCCCAGGACGAGAACGGCAAAGATGGCGACGAGAAGTGGAACAACAACGCCGAGTTGAGCGTGCGCGACCAGTTGACGGCGGCGGTCAACAGCCGGCCTAAAGTTACGCTGTTCAGCCACAAGATGGCGGCGCTGAAGCCGCTGCTGTTGGCAGGAAGGTTGAACACACACGCGCTTCAGTTGCAGCTCACAGCGCAGAGCCAGCTGCAGCGGCCGCACGCGCCGGCCAAGCGCcgcgacgacgacgacgccGCGCCCACCGCGCGCGCCAAGCGGGCCCGCCGCGAGCGCTGAGCACGCACCACCACCTCGAATTGTCTATGGTAAAGCGTACATCGCTCTtaagccgcgtacagaccggcccaacgaacgggtttcgttgaccttcgttgctgcaatctgacctgtattatgtatgataaatatccatcgttgggcgttcatTCGGCGTTCGTTGGGCTTTCATtcggcgttcgttgggccggtctgtacgcagctatATCGGAAGCTGAAACGACCTcagttattttaaatgtaatgcCGATTATGTTGCAGTATACATAAGAGTAAGT
This window of the Plutella xylostella chromosome 12, ilPluXylo3.1, whole genome shotgun sequence genome carries:
- the LOC105382812 gene encoding calponin homology domain-containing protein DDB_G0272472, with protein sequence MERSEKLINIWNGEFPNYPLTVADLKKPHAMIGAFFQVFNRLGIDNDAVLSPPPEEERVENTTYYWDLLPIINMTRVINHVVAVLQQSDKLNITFPLTITHFLQPDAATSHSILLLLINLTAFNENRLRDIAPYEEELFGKREQVKNLEDKKNRLLELLNEQAEEKGKRAERLEKIEHDIQQFEEELKLEKEAHNEEKQALEAILEENRQLDLLIDQKKSQRDALLAEVARKKALRVYDAEDIKAQTEQAAQNMQEAEEKLNSLKTTLMQKENSMKNLQKIKPNFDLANNLLHEIMKLSEALKELELGDLDADSAEGELDVLQTELAELRHQHDELRAARAELARRHADHDARSKLQATQLESAIREAEEKEKKSREDAKKSLEIIEEIKERTTKYAEEKKRGLEELELIERNFCEQLKSYEDALLRVKDEAQEKIEERLRGRHR
- the LOC105382811 gene encoding uncharacterized protein KIAA1143 homolog — its product is MAKRNINYIKPDDPPFLKVLKQQAGYDDKNHKFDELQNAEGDFVEDDDSELPQVVVLKQGDLTAEEAEIEKKRLEKEELETKADLSQRVIFKSKVKPDSESKKRKVDSKASDKTKKPKPILSFNDDDYGYDDEED
- the LOC105382809 gene encoding menin yields the protein MTGISEFKQLFPIDSLQKVFDLFEHQFRSENEPDLAFFSIIVGAVENNLTNIKNSDKDVNLASNKIAKVKFPCIEWEEVSVLHERFVSLMRGGVEARLLGAGAPATRELVKRVADVVWNSLTRSYYKDRAHLQSIYSFLTGNKLDCFGVAYAVTAGCQALGKRDVHLALSEDHAWVVFGKDGAETAEVTWHGKGNEDKRGRSVGDGVSARSWLYVAGKPVVCTREMEVGALVSSINYTLTPTLDVHEVALMQYRLLWMLYDKGHLDAYPMALGNLGDLIDYMQQRSNSSEEAKDHPLKDEWGSIGPTGSPRPDSAALYAQAIRASRTHYEDRHVYPYTFQGGYYHRNKMYKEAFHAWACAGDAIRHYNYSRDDEEIYKEFAEIANELIPQVMKAESSGHSARSILKDPECFASLLRFYDGICKWEEGSQTPILHIGWAKPLVSTISKFDADVRAQVHIICSPDSDQPDPQDENGKDGDEKWNNNAELSVRDQLTAAVNSRPKVTLFSHKMAALKPLLLAGRLNTHALQLQLTAQSQLQRPHAPAKRRDDDDAAPTARAKRARRER